In Bacteroidales bacterium, the genomic stretch AGAAGTACTGTGGAAACCAAAATAGTAAGTTGTATTTATATTTTTTTATATTTGCACAATTTTTAAGAAAAGTAATCGATTATGTACTGGACCCTTGAACTAGCGTCTAAATTAGAAGATGCACCCTGGCCGGCCTCTAAGGAAGAATTGATTGACTTCGCCATCCGATCTGGTGCTCCTTTGGAGGTAATCGAAAATCTCCAGGAAATCGAAGATGAAGGTGAAATTTATGAAAGTATTGAGGATTTATGGCCGGACTATCCCAGCAAGGACGATTTCTTTTTTAATGAAGACGAATATTAGACAAAGCCCCTCTAAGGGGCTTTTTTATTGATCTACACGTATTGTTTTATTCTTTTTAGTTCCGCTAAGTTCTTCAGACGATTGTTTATGCTCAGGTTTCAGGAAAATATCTTCCATTTTTGCAGGGCGCATATCCTGCAGCCATTTAAAATCTTTTAAAATAAGTTCTTCCGGGGGTGCCACGGTCAGCGGATAAGTGACACCGTTCGGTTTCACATAAAATCGGATATCATCCGGCTTATTGTTCTTCAGATGGATCGTAAGATTAGAACTTTGTGCCACATTCACACCCACCAGTTCATTTTTATCTTTGGCATAATAAACGGTTTGTCCGTTACCTTTCACATCAATTTTATAAGCTTCGTTATTCCTGAAATATCCAATCATGTTTTTTCCCTTGATCTGGTTGAATTTACCGGTATCTTCCTCATTGATTATAAAAGCGGTCTGCTGCATATGAACCTGGTCAACCTCTTTGTTTTTTGTCCAGATTTCGATGTAATCGGCTGATAGTTGATTTACTCCCGACCACAACACAGGTTGCCTGTACAATCTGAGTATTGAATCGGATGTGGTATAAAACAACGAATCGCACATTCCCTGCAGATCCGATTTAAAAAGACGCACACCAAAGTAAGCCTTCAAAACCCGGTTGCCGGCTGAATCAGTTGAAGCCCTCAATGTGTCGGCATGAACAAAAACAGAATCCTGTTCCCCCGTAATATAAACAAACATGGCCTGGTTGGTCAGAACGGCGCTGTCCTTCTTTTGGTTAATAAAAGCATGATTGCCTCTGAGGATTACGTTCTGTACCGAATCAAAAACCTCAATATGGCTAAATCCTTCGCCGTATCCGGTATTTCTTTCATAATAAAGACTGTCGCCTTTAATCACCTGGTCTTTATTCCTTACAAGCGCTTTCTGTTTAAGCATGGAAATATCCGTATCGGTATTATACCAGCCGTCTTCACAATAGATATAACTGCTGTCGCCGATAATTTCGGTTGGTCCGAAAAAATAAGCAACTTTAGTAAGGGTATGGTACCGAAGCGTGTCAGAATAAATGGTGTATTTGGGATTCGTAAGTACAACCGAATCGTTAAAATAATACATTTCCTGCCTTGAATAATAGTAGCCAATCCTGCTGCGTAATTTGTTTTCGCCACTCACGATATTGGCATGTTTTGTATAATATGCCGTGCTGGTACCTGTATTGAATTCCAGTTCGCGGGTTGTAAGAGTTGTATTACGGCCGATCAGCTTTACATTTCTTTTAATCTGTGCTATTTTAATATTGCCGTCGTAGGTAAGGTAATCACCATATAGATTTACGGTGTCACCCTGAACAAGATGCACCCTGCTGAAAGCCTCGAGAGAGTTTTTGTCCCTGAACCAATAGGCACTGTCGCAGTACATTACGGTACCCTGATGGGTAAACATAACATTGCCGATAAGCCTGTAGGCGCCTTGAGCAATATCCTGTGCCTGTTCAAGATAGTCAGCTTTCTGGGTTATTTCTACCTGTCGTTGGGCGAAAGACACATTGCCCAGAAGCAATACAAAAATCAATATCAGAACGCAGGCTCGTTTCAAAAATCAACAGGTTTAAGGTTTTGTCCAGCATTTCAGGTTGAACGGACAATCGCGGAAATTATCCGTAATCCGTATGTACGTGGTTTTGGCTTTGTCAAGCACCCAGTCGTTTACTTTTTCATTTTCCTTTATCTGCAAGGCCTGGGATTTAAACAGGTTGTAATCGTCTTTCAGGTTGCCAACATGAGGGTTTGTACGATTTTTAAGATAAATCACTTTGAACACTGTCTTTCCTTTGCTATCGATTGATTCATACGGGGCTGACATTTCGCCAACCTTTAGTGCATTAACAATGCTGTATTCCTGTGGTTTAAATTCATCAAGTGACCAGCGGATACCGCCGCTCCTTGGATTCACTGCCTGTCCACCGTTTATACGTGTATCTTCGTCCTGGCTGTATATTTTGGCAGCCTGCTCAAAAGTAAGTGAGTCCTGCTTAATAAGGGCCACAATACTGTCGAGTTTTTGACTGGTAGCCTGTTTATCGGAAAAATTTATTTTCGGTTTTATAAGAATATGGCGGGTATGGATACGGTCTTCGGTTTTATCGAGGCATTGAATAATATGGTAGCCGAAAGAGGATTCCACTATTCTTGAAATAGCGCCTTTTTTAAGGGCAAAAGCGGCCTTTGCATATTCAGGGTCAAGATCGGTTTTAGCAGCCCAGCCGATATCGCCGCCTTTAACTGCGGAACCATCTTCTGAATTAATTACAGCCATCGTGGCAAAGCTCCCACCGTTCATGATTTGTTCCCTGATCTTGAGCAATTTTTCCCTTACATCGATAACAGCCTGTTCGCTCGATTTAGGATACATAAGTATCTGGTTGAATTCCACTTCGGCATTTATATAAGGAAGACTGTCCGGGGGAAGGTTTTTAAAGTATGTTTTTACTTCTGACGGAGTCACTGAGATACCTTCGGTAATCTTCCTGCGCATTTCACGTACCATAAGTCCCTGGCGCACTTCCTCGCGGGTGTCCTGTTTGATTTCGATAATCGACTTATTCCAGTAGGCCTCAAATTTTTCCTGGGTACCGAACATGTTAATGAAGTAATTCATCCTGGAATCAAGCTCGCTCTCAATCTGTGAATCGGTCACTTCGATACTGTCAACCTCAGCCTGGTTCAGGAGAAGTTTCTGGATCAGCAGTTGCTCAAGTATTTGGCATGACGTCACATTGCTCACATTTTCCCCACTCTCCTTTAACTGCATTAATCCTTTCTGGATATCTGAATAAAGAATTTTCTTATCTCCCAGCACAGCCACGACCTCATCAAGAATTTTTGCCTGTCCGTATATCCGTGGACATACACATGCAAATAACAACAGAATAGCAGCAATTAGTTTTCGCATCGTTGGATTTTAATAAATGGTGAATTTCTCACGGTTCTGGGCATCCGATAATATGCCGGATTCTAGTTCATTGATGAGTGTAACTTTTCTTTTGTTAAGAATAATTGAATAAATATTATTCTTAACGAGTTCAAACGGGCTTACAGTACCTTCAGGGGCAATTTCCTTGAGAGAAATAAAATAAAAATGGTCTTTGTCGCTTGTTTCAAGATATTTCCTGCTTAACAAGCTGTTTACCATCGTTGATCCTGAAGGGATCATACGGAGGATCTCATTCACATTCACCCAGCCATCATTGAAATGGTTATAAACAAGGGCATTGTTGAAACAATAACCTTCAAGATTATTAAGGTCTTCCGGTTTTTCCGACCTGTACCATTGCCGTACTTTATATAATTCAGGTGCTTTCACCGATAATTTAATAAATAGTCCTTTTACAAGAGTCTCCCCCAATATAAAGTTTGGCTGGTTTTCCTTGTAATAGGCCAGAATGGTGCTATCACTGACAACAGTATCAAGTTTCTGCTGCAAATAGCGTTGTTCATATGCGTAAATAAGCAGTGAGCTTTTATAATTATCAATCTGGTTCTCTACATCCTTTTCCTTATCGGTAAGGTTCATTTCTGCCGTATTCAGAAGGATCTGATTCCGCACCCATTTTTCAATAAAGTCCTTTGACATGGCAATACTGTCCTGGGCTGAAATACCCACCGGAATAACCCCTTTCAATTCTGACGGATACAGGTATCTATCATATACTTTGGCAAGAGGTTTTTCGGAATTATTTATTTTGCCTTTATTGCAGGAAAAGAATGCCAGGGCAACCATACCCGTGAAGAGGATCTTTCTCATGGATCGCTTTATTTTACAGTGTTTAGGACGTCCCGGTTTACCGAAATTTTATGCTCAGCCCTCAGTGATTCGATCCATTGTTTATCAAGGTAATTCTGGTAATCAGCGGTTACCTGGCCCTGCGTTTCACTGAATAATTTTTGCGCAGGTGGCAGGATTGCATTGACGACAAGGATTTTTACATCATTCTTTTCAGGAATTGTTTTAACAGTGCCTTTTTTCCATGTAAATCCGCCGAGAGGAAGCTTTTCGTCCTTTTCTATTTTCTCATCACTTATAATCACGCATTCAATCGTATCAGATTTGCAGGCTGCTCTGATAAAAGCATCCGCTGTCTGCCCGTTTTTAATTCTTTTTTTAGCAAGTGATGTAACTGTTTTCACCTCAGCAGGATTTTTAACGGTATAGATTGAGATATCAGCTCTTTCCTTCCACTGGTACTCTGATGAATGGGCTTTGTAGTAAGCCTCGAGCCCGGAAGTGTCACTCACGGCCTTTGCCCAGACTTTATTATCCATAATATTGAAAAGCAGGATGCCGTCATGGTACTCCTCCATCAGGTAACGGAACTGAGGGTATTTTTCTTCAAGACGGCCTTTTTCGTAATTCATCAGTTCATTTTCGGCCATCTCATTGCACTTGCGGTTAACGATAGCCTGGTAGCTTTCTTTCCTGTTATATCTTTTAGTTTTGAGGATGAAGGCAACCAGGTCCTTTTGTGAATATTCTTTATTACCGATAGCAAAAACCGGTTCAATCAGATGGTTTGTCATCGAGGGATCCCAGGTTCCGTTATAAACTGAGCTGTCCATTTCGCTGGCAATGGCATCCATATTTTCAGGATACGACCTGAAATTGTATTCTTTTTTAAGCCTCTCCACGAAATTGCTTTCCGTCAATTTTCCGCGTTCATCCAGAAGCACTTTTTCTTCAAGTTGCGGTTTGAGCTTTTCAAAGGATGCAATGGGTCTTTTGCCCTGAAGCTGGAAAATATGCCAGCCGTATTCTGATTTAATAGGGGCTGTAAAATCGCCACTGTCTTTTATTTCAAAAACTTCATTTTCGATATCAGCAGGAAGCTCGCCTGAACGAAGCCATCGCATCTGGCCGTTATTCCTGACTGTTCCGGCATCCTCGGAATATTGCTTAACCATATCGGTAAATCTGCTGCCGTTTTTAAGGGCCTGGTAACAGGTTTTTATTTTTTCTTCGTTTTTTGCATTCTGTTCATCAGTAGAAGCCGTGCGGATCATAATGTGTGCGAGTTTTATCTCACCAAGGGCGTCTCTGAAGGCGTTCACGTGTATAATATGATAACCGTATTTTGAACGGACAGGCATAGAAAATCCTCCCAACGGTGTATTATAAGCAGCATTCTCGAACGGGTATACCATTGTAAAGGCAGAGAACCAGCCGAGACTGCCGCGGTTCACTTTGGCTGACGGATCGTCTGATTCAACCATGGCAATCTTTTCAAACGGTTCACCAGCATCAACCCGTCTGCGGATATCCATAGCCTTTTTATAGGCTTTCAGAGTATCCTCAGGAGTGGGATTAGCGGGTAGTTTGACCATTATGTGACTGGCATTTACTTCTTTTACTGTGCGGTCATAAGCCTCCTTTACAAGCCTGTCTATCTGGGTTTTATCCTGAAGATAGGGCCTTGCAAGCTGATCACGGTATCCTGCGAGTTCAGCAGTAAAGGTATGAAGCGTATCATAGCCCAGCTTCCTGGCTTCGAGAACTTTAAGCTTGAAATTAATGAACATATCAAGGTATTCAGCCGGGGTTTTATTTTCATAACCCTCGATATTGCTGTTTTTATGATATATTCTTTCGAATTCCGACTTATAAACCGGTTTACCATCAATTGTTAAAAGTACCTCATCCTGTGAAATTGCCCTGAAAGGTAAAAGAATGAGGATTAGTGAAAGAAAAAATATGTTTTTCATTGTGAATGGGATTATGAATCTAACGGCTGTAATTTGGAGCTTCACGGGTTATTGTAACATCGTGCGGGTGGCTTTCAGTGATTCCTGAACTGGTTACTCTTACAAAACGGGCATCCATAAGTTTTTCAACAGTATCGGCACCGCAGTATCCCATTCCGGCCCTGAGACCGCCGATCATTTGATACACCACTTCAGAAAGTGAGCCTTTAAATGGTACCTGGGCAACGATACCTTCAGGAACAAGTTTTTTAATATCGTCTTCCTGATCCTGGAAGTACCGGTCGCGTGAACCCTGCTGCATGGCTTCGATAGAACCCATGCCACGATATGATTTGTATTTTCTGCCGTTGTAGATAATTGTTTCACCTGGTGATTCCTCAACGCCGGCGAACAATGACCCTGCCATCACTGAGCTGGCGCCTGCCGCAATAGCTTTCACAATATCTCCGGAATACCGGATGCCTCCGTCGGCGATAATGGGCAAACCTGTGCCTTTGAGCGCAGTAGCTACATTGAAAATAGCGGACAACTGGGGAACGCCTACACCCGCAATGACACGGGTGGTGCAGATTGAACCCGGTCCGATACCTACTTTAACACCGTCGGCCCCTGCCTTCAGCAGGTCAGTTGCGGCCTCAGCGGTAGCAATATTTCCAACAATAATTTCCAGGTTTGAATATAACTTTTTAGCCTTTCTGAGCGTCTGGAGTACATTTTCGGAATGCCCGTGAGCGGTATCGATAACAATAACATCCACATCCGATTTCACAAGAGCTTCCATACGTTCAAAAGTGTCAGCTGCAGTCCCTACGGCAGCAGCAACACGTAACCGGCCCATGCTGTCCTTGCATGCATTGGGACGGTCCTTGGCTTTTGTAATATCTTTATAGGTGATCAGGCCTATGAGCTTCCCATGATCATCAACAACAGGAAGTTTTTCAATCTTGTAATTCTGAAGAATATCGGCTGCTTTTTCAAGATCTGTTTCCTGGCTTGTTGTGATAATGTTTTTACTCGTCATTACCTCACGGATCAAACGGCCCATATCATGTTCAAACCTGAGATCACGGTTGGTAACGATGCCTACAAGTTTATGCTGATCATCAACCACGGGTATACCGCCAATACGGTATTCCTTCATGAGGTTCAGGGCATCGAGCACTGTGGCAGTGGGTCTGATTGTGATAGGGTCATAAATCATCCCGTTTTCAGCCCGTTTAACGGTTTTCACATGCTTTGCCTGTTCTTCAATACTCATGTTTTTGTGAACCACCCCGATACCGCCTTCACGGGCAATTGCAATTGCAAGCATTGCTTCAGTGACAGTGTCCATGGCTGCCGAAACAATGGGCGTGTTAAGCTTAATATTCCTTGTCAGATTTGTGGTTATATCCACCTCGCGAGGCAATACCTTTGAATAGGCAGGTACCAGTAAGACGTCATCAAATGTCAGGGCTTCGGAAATTATCTTATCAGAGAGATTCTTCATGATGGAGATTTATAAATTGTGCGAAATTACAAAAAAAGAAGTAATATTGATTATTAAATAATATTAAAGGTTTCCTTTCATAGTGCATCGTTTTTAGAGATTTAGGATGCTTCAGCCTATGATACCTGATTACCAATCCACACTTTCCAGACACTGGGGATACAGCAGTTTCAGGCCTCTCCAGGAAGAAATTATTATTTCGGTATTATCGGGTAAAGATACCCTTGGTCTTATGCCCACTGGTGGTGGCAAATCTCTTACTTTCCAGGTACCTGCCATGACGCTTCCGGGTATATGCCTTGTTGTTACGCCATTGATCGCCCTTATGAAGGACCAGGTGGAGAACCTGAAAAAACTGCAGATTAAAGCCGTTGCCATTCATTCCGGTTGTACGCGCGATGAAATTGATGTAGCACTCAACAATTGTCTTTACGGAGGTTATAAATTCCTATATGTATCACCCGAACGTCTCACGACGGAGCTATTCAGGATACGGTTCCAGGAGATGCCGGTAAACCTTATAACCATTGACGAAGCACACTGCATATCACAATGGGGTTATGATTTCAGGCCATCCTATCTCAGAATAGCCGAATTGCGACAATATCATCCTTCTGTTCCAATCCTTGCACTTACAGCTACTGCAACTCCCGAAGTTGCCGCTGATATACAGGAAAAGCTCCTTTTCAGGCAAAAAAATCTCCTTACAACCAGTTTCAGAAGGGAAAACCTGATTTATGCCGTTAAAAAGTCTGAAAACAAGGACCGTGATGTTATCGACATGGTGAAAAAGCTCAGGGGAAGCGGAATTATTTATGTGAGAAGCAGGCGTAAAAGCGTTGAAATTGCACGAATCCTTCAGCAGGAAGGGATTGCAGCCGCTTATTACAACGCCGGACTTGAACATCCTGTACGCACAGCGGTGCAGCAGGACTGGACGGTGGGTAAAATCAGGGTGATTGTGGCTACCAATGCTTTCGGAATGGGTATTGACAAGGCAGATGTGCGGTTTGTCATCCATGCCGACCTGCCAGATTCGCCTGAAGCGTATTTCCAGGAAGCAGGCAGAGCAGGCCGTGACGGCACAAAATCTTTCGCCATCCTTTTATCAGCTGCTTCCGACGCCTCTTCCGTAAGCCACCGCATCCAGGTTAACTTTCCGGATATTGCCACAATAAAAAGTACGTATGCAGCACTCGGCAATTACCTTCAAATTCCGATCGGCGGAGGTAAAGGAATGTCGTATGATTTCGATATTCATGATTTTGCCCGCACCTACCGCCTGTCGGTTTTCACTTCATTCAGCAGCCTGAAAATCCTCGAAATGGAAGGATATATTGAGCTTACTGAAGAAATCAACAACCCGTCGAGAATCAAATTCATACTCGACCGCGATGATCTTTATAAGTTCCAGGTAAGCAACACAAGGTTTGACGCGTTTATCAAACTGCTGCTACGGTCTTATACGGGTGTTTTTACTGAATACACGACAATTGATGAAACCATGCTTGCAAAGAGAGCCAATGTTGACCAGGGACTTGTAAGACAGTACCTGAGCAAACTGGTTACATTAGGCGTTATCAGTTATCTACCGCAGAAGAGATCGCCCATGGTCATTTTTTTCGAAGAACGGCTTGATGATAAATCCATTTATATATCAAAAGAACACTACCAGGTAAGAAAAACACGGTACACCGAAAGAGCAAGCGCAATGCTCCTGTATGCTTTATCGGCCGATAAATGCCGGAGCCAGTCGCTTCTTGCCTATTTCGGTGAAAAGGATACCGCTCCCTGCGGTGAGTGTGATGTTTGCCGGAATAAAAACCAGGATACACTGGTACGTGAAGAATTTGATTCAATAAGAAACCAGGTACTTGAAAGCCTGGCTGCAAATCCTGCCGGACTGGAGGAATTTCTCGAAAACAGCACTGTAAACCGTGATAAACTCATTACGGTTCTTCAGTGGATGCTTGACAACGATTTTATTCAGTTTAACGAGGAACAGTTGTTAGTACCGGCCAACCAGCGGCATCTTTCTTCCTGAGCCGAAAGCTTTTGTTGAAATCCGCAGTACAGGCGGTGTCTGGTAGCGTTTGTATTCGTTATAGTTGACCATCCTGATCACTTTTCTCACAATTTCAGCATCATAGCCCATAGCCGAAATCTCTTCGGCCGACTTCTTCATTTCGATGTAGCTGAATAAAATCGGATCGAGGATGTTATATTCAGGAAGTGAATCGGAGTCCTTCTGATCGGGCCTAAGTTCGGCCGAAGGCGGTTTTGTAATGGTATGGTTGGGTATGATTTCCTTATCCTTGTTGATGTAAGCGGCGAGACTGTAAACATCGGTTTTGTAAACATCACCAAGAACCGAAAGTCCGCCGTTCATATCACCGTATAGCGTGCCATAACCTACAGCGGCTTCGCTTTTGTTGGATGTGTTCAGAACAGTGTTCCCGAATTTATTGGACAGGGCCATCAGCAGGTTTCCCCGGACACGTGCCTGGATGTTTTCTTCGGTTATATCTTCGGGGAGTCCCCTGAAAATGTTACCGAGTGAAATTGTATATTCCCTGAATATCTCGCGGATATCGAGGATATCATACCGAATGCCCAGGTTTTTTGCAAGCGCTACCGCATCAGAAACCGAATGGTCAGATGAATATTGTGAAGGCATCAGAAGCGCCCGCATATTGGTACCGCCAAGCGCGCGCACTGCAAGGACAAGCGTGACCGCGGAATCAATTCCACCCGACAATCCCAGTATCCCTGACTTAAGCCCCGATTTATGAAAATAGTCCCTGATTCCCATTACAAGGGCATCATGAATTCGGCCTGTGACATTTTCAGTCACCGGCTTTTTCACGGAAGGAGCATTGAATATCTCAGTGGTTTCGAATACTTCAAAATCCTCTTCAAAAAATTTCATACGGCTTACAACACCTTCCGGGTTAACCACCATGGAACCACCGTCAAATATAAGATCGGTATGGGCCCCTACCTGGTTAATGTAATAAACAGGCAGCCTGTAATTGGCTGCATTTTCAGTCAGAATCTCGGTTTTGATTTCCTCCTGCATATGTGAAAAAGGAGAAGCAGCAATATTGACAACAAAATCAGGACAAAGCGCCGCAATTTTGTCCATCGGGCATACCGAATACATCCTGTCTTTTCCATAACCTGTGAGGATAGGCTGTTTGTACCAGAGGTCTTCACAAATGGTTATGGCTATATTGCATCCCTTATAATTTACAAGTTTAAATTCGGTATTCTGTTCAAAATACCTGTATTCGTCGAAAATATCATAAGTAGGAAGAAGAGTTTTATGAATAACCTGTTGCACCGCACCGTTGGCCATGAAATAAGCGGAGTTGAACAGGTTCTTGCCAAGCGGATTCTGATTAACCGACGGACCTCCGACAATGGCCGCAATTCCATGGCATTCGGCAGCGATCTGGTTGATCCTTACCGAGCATTCATCAACAAAATGCTTGTATTCAAGAAGGTCATGAGGAGGATAGCCGCAAACCGCCAGCTCCGAAAATACAACAAGGGCAGCCTTTTCCTGGCGGGCCTGCCTGATAGCCCGTATTATTTTTTCGACATTTTCGTCAAATGCCCCGATTGTGTAGTTTAGCTGAGCGAGTGCGATTTTCATGGATGATCAGAATAATACTCCCACTCTGAAGCTAAGGTAATTCATAACCGCTTTATGGTCATTATTTGAAAGTACGTCAACGAAGCCGTTGTGGAACAGCACCCCGGCAACCAGGGAGGTGTTTCCCCCGATATTGTATTCGATTCCTCCTCCGAAGAAATACGACATATTCAGCAGGTTAACTTCTTTCGGAACGTTGTCTTTGTTAAGCCCGTTTCCGCTTGAACTGGCCCGGGATCCGATGTTAATATTCTGGTTGAATCCGAGTTCAGCAAAATAGGTAACATAACCAATCTGATTGGTTTTCAATTTCAGACCCACCGGAATGCTTAAGTAGCTAAGGCTGTATGCAACCGTTTCACCTCCCGGGACCCAAACTGATGAGCGTTCACCTGTTGAGATTCTTACCGAATCATTGTAGAGCACGTTGCCACCCATAACGCCCAGGTTAAAGCCGGTCACCAGGCCATAATTAGGATGGAAATAGTATTCAACCATTAACCCGCCATTAATTCCGGGACGTGCACCATCCTTATCAATCCTGTTGGTTTTTGGAGATAACCAGGTTGCAACGGGATCGAGATTAACACCAAGGCGCAGCTTCGACTGGCCGAAAACGACAAACGACAAATTTACAATCAGCAATACCAACAGGATTTTTTTCACGGTTTTAAATTTTAGTTAACTGCAAGGCAAATTTAAGCAGTTCTGCTTTTCCCAAAAACAAATTTCATGAACAATTCGCTATTGTTGCAAACAAAAAGATTTTGTCATTGAATTAATTGCATGTATTTTTGATGTTATATAAATCATTTTCCATGCGGTTCGCTGGCTGTTTGTTATTACTCATAGCGCTTCTTCCGGGGTGCAGGTATAATTCACGAAATGTTGATATTTCGGGTGTTGAAAGCCATATCCAAATTACCCGTTTTGAAAAGGAACTGTTTACTACTGATCCCTCGGCACTTGAACAAAAGATACCGTTGTGGCAGAAGGAATACGGGACTTTCTTCTCCCACTTTTGTTACATTCTCAGACTGGGAAGTCCTGAAGACCCGGGATTTGCTGAAAGGCTGCGCGCTTTCGTAACCGACAAAATAAATTACGAAATATTCTCGAGAACCTTGAAGGTTTTCCCTGACACAGCGCTTATTGCCGATCAGCTAAATATTGCCTTCAGGCATTATAAATACTATTTCCCGAAAAAGACTGTGCCTGCAGTTTATACTTTCGTTTCTGCCTTTAACCAGTCGGCTATTATCGATGACAGTCTCATGGCCATTGGTATTGACAGGTACCTGGGCTCAAATGAAAAGCTTTACAGGGAGGCCGGTATTTATAGTTATATCACCGCAAAAATGAACCCCGCCCGAATTGCACCCGACTGCATGAACTTTTGGGCTGAAACCGAGTTTGTGTTTAATGATTCGGTTAACAACCTGATCAGTCAGATGATATATAACGGCAGGCTCATTTATTTCACCAAAGCAATGTTGCCTGATTTACATGATTCACTCACTGTTGGCTTTACCGGCAAACAGCTGGATTATCTTGAAAAATCGGAAAAATCTATCTGGACTTTCCTGGTTGAGCATAAGTTGTTATTCAATACCGATCATTTCACAATAAATAAATTCATACAGGAAGGCCCTTTTACTGCTGATTTTGGCAGGGAGTCCCCTTCAAGGGCTGCTGTATGGACAGGTTACAGGATAATAGAATCATATATGAAAAGAAACCCGGAAGTTACCCTTGAGCAGTTGATGCAGGAAAGAAATTATCTGAAAATGCTCAACCAGAGCGGATATAACCCGTGAAAAGGATTTGCGATTTACGATTTACGATTTACGATTTAACAATTGGCCATTTACGATTTACGATTTAACGATTGGCGATGAAAAAAACTGTTAGTATACTATTTTTTCTGGCTGTTATTCTTAATGCTGGTTCACAGACAATTGACACATTGTGGAACAGGGGAATTAATTCCTTTTCGCAGAAGAATTATCATGGCCTTAGCGCTTACATGGACAGCGTTCTGGTGTTGAATCCGACAGTGGGTGAAGCGTATTACAACCGTGCCCTTGCAAAGATCAACCTTGGCAATACGGAAGACGCCTGTGCCGATCTGCAGCTGGCACAGCAGTATGAAACTAAGATCAGCAAAGATTTCATCGAATACCAGTGTGATCCTGAATTTATCAGGAAAATCATGATAAAGGAATTCTATAAAAATGAAAAAGTTTATC encodes the following:
- a CDS encoding ATP-dependent DNA helicase RecQ, which encodes MIPDYQSTLSRHWGYSSFRPLQEEIIISVLSGKDTLGLMPTGGGKSLTFQVPAMTLPGICLVVTPLIALMKDQVENLKKLQIKAVAIHSGCTRDEIDVALNNCLYGGYKFLYVSPERLTTELFRIRFQEMPVNLITIDEAHCISQWGYDFRPSYLRIAELRQYHPSVPILALTATATPEVAADIQEKLLFRQKNLLTTSFRRENLIYAVKKSENKDRDVIDMVKKLRGSGIIYVRSRRKSVEIARILQQEGIAAAYYNAGLEHPVRTAVQQDWTVGKIRVIVATNAFGMGIDKADVRFVIHADLPDSPEAYFQEAGRAGRDGTKSFAILLSAASDASSVSHRIQVNFPDIATIKSTYAALGNYLQIPIGGGKGMSYDFDIHDFARTYRLSVFTSFSSLKILEMEGYIELTEEINNPSRIKFILDRDDLYKFQVSNTRFDAFIKLLLRSYTGVFTEYTTIDETMLAKRANVDQGLVRQYLSKLVTLGVISYLPQKRSPMVIFFEERLDDKSIYISKEHYQVRKTRYTERASAMLLYALSADKCRSQSLLAYFGEKDTAPCGECDVCRNKNQDTLVREEFDSIRNQVLESLAANPAGLEEFLENSTVNRDKLITVLQWMLDNDFIQFNEEQLLVPANQRHLSS
- a CDS encoding porin family protein, with product MKKILLVLLIVNLSFVVFGQSKLRLGVNLDPVATWLSPKTNRIDKDGARPGINGGLMVEYYFHPNYGLVTGFNLGVMGGNVLYNDSVRISTGERSSVWVPGGETVAYSLSYLSIPVGLKLKTNQIGYVTYFAELGFNQNINIGSRASSSGNGLNKDNVPKEVNLLNMSYFFGGGIEYNIGGNTSLVAGVLFHNGFVDVLSNNDHKAVMNYLSFRVGVLF
- a CDS encoding NAD+ synthase, producing the protein MKIALAQLNYTIGAFDENVEKIIRAIRQARQEKAALVVFSELAVCGYPPHDLLEYKHFVDECSVRINQIAAECHGIAAIVGGPSVNQNPLGKNLFNSAYFMANGAVQQVIHKTLLPTYDIFDEYRYFEQNTEFKLVNYKGCNIAITICEDLWYKQPILTGYGKDRMYSVCPMDKIAALCPDFVVNIAASPFSHMQEEIKTEILTENAANYRLPVYYINQVGAHTDLIFDGGSMVVNPEGVVSRMKFFEEDFEVFETTEIFNAPSVKKPVTENVTGRIHDALVMGIRDYFHKSGLKSGILGLSGGIDSAVTLVLAVRALGGTNMRALLMPSQYSSDHSVSDAVALAKNLGIRYDILDIREIFREYTISLGNIFRGLPEDITEENIQARVRGNLLMALSNKFGNTVLNTSNKSEAAVGYGTLYGDMNGGLSVLGDVYKTDVYSLAAYINKDKEIIPNHTITKPPSAELRPDQKDSDSLPEYNILDPILFSYIEMKKSAEEISAMGYDAEIVRKVIRMVNYNEYKRYQTPPVLRISTKAFGSGRKMPLVGRY